The DNA window GGCATCGGGCAAATCGTAGTAACCCTCCGGACGGTCGGCCATGTGCTGAAAGCCTGACTCGAACACTACACTAAGAGCAAGCTCATGACCATATGATGTAATATGTTGAAATTGGGAATTAGTAAATGTAACTGGTGTATAATCCATAGATCCAACCACATTTCGTGTAAAAGGCAAAATGGTATTATGTTCAGGAGCTGTTGTGGTAAATTCCGGACCATTGTTATACCATTCAGCTCCGCGCACTCCTTCATAAGTCATCAAGTGTGGATATGTACGAGCCCATCCACGAGGAACTAAACAACCATGAAAATACACCATCATCTCAAATTTGGCTGCGTCGTCTAAAATATCAAGATAATACTTAATCATGTTTTGTTTTTCACTCTCAAAGAAATCAATTTTCACGCCTGCAACACCCATTTTTTTAAGTTTGGCAAACTCTTCCATTCTATTTTCATGAGTCAACATTCTATCTTTTGGGGTAGCAGAAACCCAGGTATGATCTCCTCCTGAGTTATACCACATCAAAGGTTTTATACCTAATGAATGAATATACTTTAAAGCATCTTCCAATTTTCCTCCATTGCCCATGGCATCCCATTCCCAATCGAGCAAAGTGTACAGCCATCCCATTAAAACAGCTAAGTCAGCAAACTTACACACCGTTTTGAAGTCCTTGGTTCCGTGATTATCCGACCAGTAATTCCAAGATACTACGCCAGGTTTAATCCAATCAGTTTTAGTTATAGTTGAAGGTGCAGATACGTCATCGATCAACGTAGATTCCACAATATCTGCAAGGTTACCAATAACCATTACACGCCATGGCGATTTCCATGGAAGAGTAATAGTTGGTTTTGCCTCACCTTGTCCTCTTCCGTTCCATTGATCAGGGAAAGTAACTTTATATTTAGATTTTTCAGCAACATTAGATAGTTTTGTTCCACAATAATTTCTTCCCAAATCGGCTTCGTGAATCAAATACCAGCAATCTTTATCGGATGTATTAAAAAGTGCAGGATAGCCCCAGTCTTGTTGAGTGTTCCCGTCGCACATAGTAGTATAAAGACCTTCATTGGCAGGGTTAAATTTCTCTATCCATCTTTTTGTACTATCCGGTATACAATAAGTTGTCAATTCATCATTTACAACAAAAGAACCTTTCTTTTCAGGAAATTCATACCGAAATGCTACGCCATCATTATAAGCCCTGATGATAATATTTAATTTAGTTTTACCCGGATTTTCAAAAGAAACCACCGCTTCGCTTGCTGAGTTACTGCATTGTGATCGTTTGCCATGCACTACAGAATAGTGTTCGTTTATTAAAATGGGGGTACTTGTCTTCAGGATTTTTAAATCTTTCGAGAAATCCTGATCAGTGCGAGCAAGTCCTAACGCTATTTGCGGTATAACTTCGCATTCTTTACTGTTATTCGAATACTTAACACCCAAATACCACTCACCTGTTTCAGAGTTCTTTGTGTTGAAAAGTCCAATAACTATCTTTTTATTCGGCGAAACAACTTTTATTTTCTGAGGAAACACAGCTAATGAACTGATAAGTAAAAGTCCTGTTATTATCTTACACTTCATTTTGGTAAATTATAAATGGTTATTTGATTATTAGTTAGATGCAAATGTAAGTTTATCCTTTCGATTGAAACATAACAAATCTAATAATTCAATTTAGTATGTAAAACATTAATCTCTATTCTTATTACAACAGCTTATACATTCTGATTATTACATACGGTTCATCTCCCGGTTTTAAATCAGGCATGGTTAAAGTTCCCAGAAAAATCGCATGGTTTAGATAATTGTAAGGACTATTGTTTGGCACTTCAATATCCAAAACCGATTTACAATAAAATGAGTTTACGCTATTGTCTGTATGAATCAATGCCTGATTTATAATCTGGAATATATATCCATCATTCGTTTTCAGGAGATAACGCGCATATAATTCTGTATCACCATCCGGACGAACCTTTACTGTTATTCGAATACTTAACACCCAAATACCACTCACCTGTTTCAGAGTTCTTTGTGTTGAAAAGTCCAATAACTATCTTTTTATTCGGCGAAACAACTTTTATTTTCTGAGGAAACACAGCTAATGAACTGATAAGTAAAAGTCCTGTTATTATCTTACACTTCATTTTGGTAAATTATAAATGGTTATTTGATTATTAGTTAGATGCAAATGTAAGTTTATCCTTTCGATTGAAACATAACAAATCTAATAATTCAATTTAGTATGTAAAACATTAATCTCTATTCTTATTACAACAGCTTATACATTCTGATTATTACATACGGTTCATCTCCCGGTTTTAAATCAGGCATGGTTAAAGTTCCCAGAAAAATCGCATGGTTTAGATAATTGTAAGGACTATTGTTTGGCACTTCAATATCCAAAACCGATTTACAATAAAATGAGTTTACGCTATTGTCTGTATGAATCAATGCCTGATTTATAATCTGGAATATATATCCATCATTCGTTTTCAGGAGATAACGCGCATATAATTCTGTATCACCATCCGGACGAACCAATTGCCAGTCATCACCTCCAGGCAAAACTTCGCCTTTTATTTTTGGTCCGCAAAAGGAACCTCCAATAATTGGAATAATTCTTCTTGTACCACGTTTGCTCTCGCCAACATTTATCATGCTTCCAATTTTCACTTTTGCTTCCCAAATAAATTCAGTTTTGAAGTCCTTGTATAAAGAATCATTCTTCTCTGAATTTATGTTTTGGGATTTTACATTTTCGGAAACAAAAAAGACTAAGAGCAGCAAATAAATTAAATTTTTCTTCATTTTTCTTCCTATTTTGCCCAGATGTTACCCTCCGAACTTCTTCTCCAATTAAAATAAGTGTCTAAAACCTTAAGCGATTCCAGACTTGGAACTTCACCAATATATGCTTTTTGGCTAAAATGCATTACCGAGGGTTTAGACTGATTAAATGCAGGCCATTCCAAACTTCCAATTGGATTTGGATTGCCATATTTTGCAAAGTTAGTCCAGTAACTCCCCATAGCTTCTGATATTTCCAGATCCGATTTAGTGATTTGCGGATTGGAAGCATCTAAGTTTAAGAAAACATAAGCAACATCCTGCCCGTGGGGCGAACCATAACCATAGCGTTGTGAATCTTTAGGATAATCGGGATGCTGATCAAAATAGTAATAATAAACGTTCGATTTTCCCTTTTCACTTTGAAGTTTGGCCCAGCTCCATGTATGCCAGCCAAATGCAGCATCTCGGGCTAAATCACGTGCGGTTTTTGGAACGGAATTTTCTCCGGCTGGATAGGCTTTTATCAGTTCGTCAGCAAATTTCCCGTAGCGTTTCTTCACTCCTTCAATATACTCTTCCGGCGTTCTTCCCGGTGAGAAGCTTGCACCTTCATCAGAATTATAACCAATAAGCACAGACACATCATTGAATTTTCCTGCTTCATATAATTTATACTGATCATCGGGAATTACAGAACCATCTACAATAGGCCAGCCACCAGGCAATCCAAATCCTGAAGGAAGCTTATCTGCCGGTATTTTACGAAGGTCGGCAATAGTTGAAGCTCCTGCTTTTTGGGCGAAAATAAGCCCGTCAGTTTCTGCTTGTTGAAGAGTTTGCATATTTTCACCGGGAAATGTTGTCGGGCGTGTGGGACCAAACGAACCTCCACTTTGTGAAATAGCTCCCTGAAACAATCCTTTAGCCAATGGCGAAGCGCATAACATACTAACAGAAATAGCTCCTGCCGATTCTCCAAAAATAGTAATTTTATCAGGGTCGCCACCAAATGCTGCTATATTTTCCTTTATCCATTTGAGAGCAGCAATCTGATCGAGTAAACCATAGTTTCCAGAAGTATGAGTTGGACTTTCACTGCTTAATTCCGGATGTGCCAAGAATCCAAGTTGCCCTACACGATAGGCAAGACTTACCAAAACGACACCTTTATGAGCCAACTTTTTCCCATCGTAAACAGGTTCAGAAGTTGAGCCGAAGCTAAATCCGCCGCCATAGATCCATACAAGCACCGGAATGCGATCGTTTGATGATTTTGCGGGAGTCCAAACATTCAAGTACAAGCAGTCTTCACTTTTCCCCGATGGAGGATTTCCATATTGCATAGGAGCTGGAGCAAACTGTACGGTTTGTTTCACACCCTCCCACTTAGCAGCTGGTTGTGGTGCTCGCCACCGTAATTCTCCCACAGGTGGAGCTGCAAACGGGACACCTTTATAAACAGTCAATGAATCTTCATAAATTCCTTGAATTAATCCTTCTCTTACTTTTATCGGTGCTGGTTGCTTAGCAAAGAGAACTCCTGAGAAAGAAAAGAGTAATACTAAAACGATTAAAGTTGTTTTTTTCATATAAATACTTTTTAATAAAGTTGTAACAAGACTATAGAGGTTAATAATCAAAATTATTTTAAACAAAAGCACAAATCAGACTTAAGAATTGCACCTATAAATAATTTTATTCAGGTGTTCTATTTTAATAAACTATTTATCACTAGGCAACAGTTATTATTTACCCTTGTGAATATCATTTTTCATTTCATAATCATCAAAATCTGTAAGCTACAACGCTTATTTTAGAAATCTCCACCAATCAAAATTGAATAAATTGCCATTACCGCCCTTAAACACAAAGAAAACGTCATGGACCCCTTTTATTTTATTCACTTTGCACGAGATAGTATTCCAGTTCAGCACACCTTCTGTATTCTTCACTTCTAAAACGCCTAACAGACGGCCATTTCTGCTGTCAACATGAATTTCAATTTTACCTCCTAACGAAGCTGTGGCAACACTTGCTTCAAATATCTTAGCTCCTATACTAAAATCAACACTGCGCACTTTTATATAATCGCCATCATTGATATCGGTAACATAAACGCCATTTTTTGCATCTTTTGCTGTCTCGACTCCTTCTTCCCAGCCAATAGTTTCGGCTTCGACTCTCTTAAATGGGTTTAAATTGGATACACTTTCAATAACACCTTCTTTGGTAGGGATAATCAATGGAATTGTACCATCTGCATTGAAGTGGAACGGCTCAATGCAAACAGAACGTTTAAAGCCACCTCCTCCTTTTAGCGCTCCATTATGATAAAAGAGATATGATTTTCCTTTTAAATTAATATATCCCGGGTGGTTGGTAAATGCTCCGCCTTCTTTAATAACTTGCATAATTGTATCACCATAAACCCAAGGTCCGGTAGGACTAGTACTTGTAGAATAAGCTAAATGTTCTGGTACTCCTCCTGCCGGATAAAGAAGGTAATATTTACTGTTACGTTTAAAAAGCCAGGGACCTTCCTCATAAGTGGTAGCTCTTTTCTCTGTAGAATTCTTAGTTTCTATAATTTTTGAGGTAAACCAATCCTTTTTATCTGAAGGGATGGGATTAATGCCAGCATTCAGATCGTACGAAATCATATTACTGTTGAGCTTTGCATACCACAATTCTTTATCACCCCAAGTCAGATAGGATTGTTTATCATTATCTACAATTACAGTAGGATTAATATTGCTCAGAGCACAATGTTCTGTAATCAGCGGTTTGCCCAATAAATCAGTAAAAGGTCCGATCGCTTTATCACCCACTGCCACTCCGATAACTTTGTTGTTGGAACTTTTATCTATCGCACTAACATACCAGTAATATTTATTATCAAAACCTTTAATGCTGTGTGAAGCCAAACCATCAATAGATTTAGCCCACGAAAATGTTTTATGTGCATTAATGATTCTTAGCTTAAATCCTTCTTCAGTGAGAGGCACTTTAACTACTCCAACCTTCTGATCATACGAAATCATATCTTTATTTAGTTTCACATAGTAAAGATGTGGATTCCCCCAATACAGATAAGCCTGGCCATCATCGTCGATGGACACTGTAGGATCGATATATCCATAGCCAGCAAGCAAAGGAGATCCGAGAGCATCACGAAATGGTCCGGTCGGACTATCGGATACAGCAACGCCAATTGCATTTCCTCCATTTTTTTGATTAACAGGAACATAAAAATAGAATTTGCCATTCCTATAGATACATTGGCCAGCCCAGGCATCCCCTCTTGACCAACTAAAACCGGTATAAGAAAATACAGCCCCATGGTCAGTCCAATTCACCATGTCCCTCGATGAATAACACCTCCAGTCATTCATCGTGAAAAAATTGTTTATTGTTTTATCCTCATCATGCGTAGTATAAAGATATACAGTGCCATCGTGAACCATAGGAGCTGGATCAGCCACGAAATTAGTTTGAATAACAGGGTTCTGAGACATACTGGTAATTGGTACTACTATTGCTAACAGAGTTAAAACAATTACAATCGCATTTTCATATTTTAAAGTCTTCATCTTATCGTGATTTACAATTACTTCTTTAAGATTAAAAAGATACAAGCTACTAATTTAAGAGATACTAGAAATTTTATTTAAAAAATTTCCTTCCAGTAATTTTTTAAATAAAAAAATATTTTAAATTCTGAGCAATAATAAAGATTGGAGTGAAAATTCACTCCAATCTTCGATCACACTAACCTAATCTATAATCACAAACTAATCAAATTTAAAAACCTAAAAAACTTATATAATGTACTCTCAAATATTCAAAAAGCAGACTGTTAATAGAAGAAATCTGGTCACCAAATTAAAAAACAGTTTTTCATTTCCTCTATGCAAAAGTATATTCAGACAGATCTTTTCACTTTGGAATTAAGATATTTAGTTTTCAAATCCAGATATATTGTAATATAATTCCTTATTACAATATATCTTTTATCAAATTTGCATATAGAAAAACTCTAATACTATATTTGAGTAGGTGATTTTCCAAAATGCTTTTTGAATACAGTACTAAAATATCCAAGTGAAGAAAAACCACAAAACTCACTCACCTCTGTAACAGTATACTTATGACTTTGTAGTAATTCCAATGCATAATCAAGTCGGACCATTTTAATAAAATCTGTTGGTGATTGATTTGTCAAAGACTTCACCTTCTTATAAAGCAATGATGAACTAATGTTCATTGAAAAAGCAAAATCATCTTTTCCAAATTCAGCATTTGCCATATTAGCTCGAACAACTTCCAGTATTTTCTTTACAAACTTGTCATTAAATTCGTTAACCAAAATTTGTTCTTCATCATTATCTGTTCCTTTTATTAACTTTAAAGCCTTTTCCTTAACGATTTCCCGATTTCTTATTATCGATTTTATTCTTTGTGAAAGAAGAATCATATCAAAAGGCTTAGTTAAATAATCATCCGCTCCTAAACCTAATCCATGAATTTGATCAGCTTCACCAGATAGTGCAGTAAGTAATATTATTGGAATATGAGAAGTCTCATAAGTTGACTTCATCAACCGGCATAATTCAAATCCATCCATATTAGGCATCATTACATCTGAAACGACCAAATCTGGCATCTGTTTTTGAATGATATCCCAAGCTGCGACACCATCTTCAGCTAATAATATTTCAAAGTCAGCTTTAAGGGGATATTGCATAAAATTTCTAAGATCATCATTGTCTTCAACAATCAGAATATGCATTTTTAATTTCGATGGTTCTTCAGATTCTAAGAGTAATTGCGAATCAGCTTCATTTACATCAAAAGATACAGGTTCTTCTATCTTAGTATTTGTTTTATCACTCTCATCAATAAATTCTTTAAAAGGTATAACCATTCTAAAAGTTGAACCTATATTCTCTTCACTAACGCAACTAATAGCGCCATCATGCATTTCTACATATTTTTTCACTAACAAAAGACCGATACCAGAACCTACAATCTTTGAATTTATAGCATTTTCACCACGATAAAATTCTCGGAATAGCTGATTTTGAGCTTTCTTACTAATTCCAATACCACTATCTTTTACTTCCATGCTCCATTTGTCGGGTTCACATTTTACAGATATCAGAACTTCACTATCCGGATGTGAATATTTAATAGCATTAGAAATAAGATTATCAATAACTTTCTCTATCATCAATTCATCTACAGCTGTTTGATAGCAATCCAGTTGTGAAACAAATTGTAATCTTACATTTTGTTTTTTTGCAAATGATTCAAACATCAACCGACGGTGCTCAATCATCTCCACAATATTTACCTGAGCAAGAACCAGCTGTTCTTTTCTGATATCAACTTTCTGAAAATCCATTAATTGAGTTACAACAGCAGAAAGTCGTCTTGCTTGTTCAGTAGCCAACGAAAGATAATATTTACCAGTATCAGACATGTTATGTTCATTCGCTAATTCCTCCATAGGAGCCTTTATTAGTGTAAGAGACGTTCTGATATCATGAGTGGTATTAGTAAAAAAGCGAATTTTCTCTTCGTTATGTTGTTGTTTGAATCGCTCAATATAATATTTTAATGATATATAAATAACGCCAACGATTAGTACTAACAGAAAAAGTTGGAACCACCAGGTCTTCCAAAAAGGTGGAATAACAGTTATACTTAATGATCGCTCAACAATTACATGTGAAAGAGAACAATCATATAACCTTATTTTCAAGACATAAGTCCCGTTTGGTATATTCGAATAATGAATAAAGCGATTTTCAGAAGGCTGGCTCCAGGCGTTATCAAATCCTTCTAACATCCAGGAGAATTTAGCGCCGGAAACACTTCCTATAGATAAAAGTTCTAATTGCAGGGTATTTTGATCGTAGTTCAATGATACTTCTTGCAAACTATCTAATGGAGTGTTCAGACTGTTACGAATAGAGCGGCCTGCTATGGTTAAATTCTGAAAAAAGATATTTCCATTTGATTGACTCTTCGATAATGATTGGGGAGAAAAACAAACAGCACCATTGCTCGTTCCCCAAATTAATTGCCCATTATTTAGGCTGCAGCGTGAGCTCCTGTTAAACGACACCCGAGATAATGGATACACAGTATTATAAGTAAGCATCTCCATATTCTTTGGATTTAGTCGGCACAAGCCACATTCTGTACCCAACCACAAATATCCACTGGCATACATTATGCTATTTACAAAATTAGACGGCAATCCAGATACTGTTGTTATCTTTTGAGTTTTATGCGTTCTATAATTATATCTGATCAAGCCTTCCCCACTTGTACAAATCCATATTTCATCTTTTATAACTACCATGTCGTGAACTAAGTACCCTTCTTGCAAAGTTTTTATTTCTCCTGTTTTTTTATCCAGAACGCATAACCCATATGTGCAAGCTAAAAGTATTTTGTTTGGTGTTAATTCTGCAAAAGTATTAATAGGCCGCGTTGAGTAATTTCGGAATTTATTTTCTTTTGAAAGATAACATAGTAATTTTCCTGGCACCCCTCCTATCCAAAGATCTCCATTACTATCTTTAAAAATATCCAGAACAAAGTTGTTCTCTAAAGAAAATCCTTTACTTCCATTCGAATAATGGGCTAATTCACGACCAGTACGTTCGTCAAGGACATAAATACCAGAAGAATAAGTTCCCGCCCATATTCGTCCTTTATCATCTTCGCATAATGATATAAATACAGGAGCCTGATTATGCTCATTTTGATAAAATGTTTTCCAATTTCCGGTTCCGGCTTCCTTACAGCTAATACCATTATCTGTAGCCATCCATATATTTCCTCTCTTGTCCTGTATAATCTTGTTAACATTATTATTGACTAAAGAATTGGCATTATTCACAGTATGAGTAAATTGATGAACCTGAGCAGATGTTTTATCAAAAAAAGAGACTCCACCACCATAAGTACAAACCCAAATACGCTTATTTTGGTCATTAAAGATGTCATAAACGCCATTTCCAGAAAGTGAGGACGGATCATTAACATCCTCTTTATATACATTTAAAACCTTTGTTCCCTGTTTATTCACCTCCCAAATTCCTTGTCCATCAATACCTACTAAAATTGTAGAATCAGAATTTGCTTCTATAGCCAGGATAGGTTGTTTAGGAAAACCATTTATTTTCACGGGACACAAAGCATGCCTGCTTAAATCGTAATAAAACAAACCATTCCAGGATGTTCCAATCCAAAGTCTCTTCATTTTTTTGTCATAAAAGAATTTGGAAACACGCAAATCGGCTTTAGGAGTATTTTTATAAAGCCTTGTTCCTTTCATCGTTTGTTTATTAAATAACCATATTCCAGTTGGTTTGGCAAGAAAAAATCGATTAGAGTCATACCAGGCTAAACAATAAACTTCTTCAGAATCTTGAATATGTGTAAGAGCCCCATTATGATATTTGAATAAACCAGATGAAGTAGCAGTCCAATAACAATTAGCATTATCTACAAGTATACCGCCTGTCACTAAATGCGTGTTATTCATAGACTTGCCCATATTAATTAACAGTTCAAATTGGTCCTTAATGGCATTGTAACGAAATAACTGACCATTATTTGAAAAAGCTAATAAGTCCGAATTTGCATATACAAGTTTCACAGATATTATATCTGTATTTTCAAATGGAAGTTGATAAACACGATAATCATCTCCGGCAAGCCTTAAAATGCCCAATTTAGTGGAAGCCCAAATAAAGCCCTTTTTATCTTTACAAATAGAAGTTGCCATTCGCATTGAAATTCCATACAAAGAGTTTATATCGTAAAACTTTACATTTGAGGAATGCAATGAGAA is part of the uncultured Bacteroides sp. genome and encodes:
- a CDS encoding glycoside hydrolase family 97 catalytic domain-containing protein gives rise to the protein MKCKIITGLLLISSLAVFPQKIKVVSPNKKIVIGLFNTKNSETGEWYLGVKYSNNSKECEVIPQIALGLARTDQDFSKDLKILKTSTPILINEHYSVVHGKRSQCSNSASEAVVSFENPGKTKLNIIIRAYNDGVAFRYEFPEKKGSFVVNDELTTYCIPDSTKRWIEKFNPANEGLYTTMCDGNTQQDWGYPALFNTSDKDCWYLIHEADLGRNYCGTKLSNVAEKSKYKVTFPDQWNGRGQGEAKPTITLPWKSPWRVMVIGNLADIVESTLIDDVSAPSTITKTDWIKPGVVSWNYWSDNHGTKDFKTVCKFADLAVLMGWLYTLLDWEWDAMGNGGKLEDALKYIHSLGIKPLMWYNSGGDHTWVSATPKDRMLTHENRMEEFAKLKKMGVAGVKIDFFESEKQNMIKYYLDILDDAAKFEMMVYFHGCLVPRGWARTYPHLMTYEGVRGAEWYNNGPEFTTTAPEHNTILPFTRNVVGSMDYTPVTFTNSQFQHITSYGHELALSVVFESGFQHMADRPEGYYDLPDAAKHFLMEIPNAWDNTKLIDGYPGKDLIIARNKGDIWYIGGISAEKNLKNKTLTFNYLPESVKYKLTLIADGEHDKKLVTQYMVVDKSSTVKVRLLGRGGFVASLKPIH
- a CDS encoding DUF3237 family protein; its protein translation is MDFSTQRTLKQVSGIWVLSIRITVKVRPDGDTELYARYLLKTNDGYIFQIINQALIHTDNSVNSFYCKSVLDIEVPNNSPYNYLNHAIFLGTLTMPDLKPGDEPYVIIRMYKLL
- a CDS encoding DUF3237 domain-containing protein, with protein sequence MKKNLIYLLLLVFFVSENVKSQNINSEKNDSLYKDFKTEFIWEAKVKIGSMINVGESKRGTRRIIPIIGGSFCGPKIKGEVLPGGDDWQLVRPDGDTELYARYLLKTNDGYIFQIINQALIHTDNSVNSFYCKSVLDIEVPNNSPYNYLNHAIFLGTLTMPDLKPGDEPYVIIRMYKLL
- a CDS encoding carboxylesterase family protein, producing the protein MKKTTLIVLVLLFSFSGVLFAKQPAPIKVREGLIQGIYEDSLTVYKGVPFAAPPVGELRWRAPQPAAKWEGVKQTVQFAPAPMQYGNPPSGKSEDCLYLNVWTPAKSSNDRIPVLVWIYGGGFSFGSTSEPVYDGKKLAHKGVVLVSLAYRVGQLGFLAHPELSSESPTHTSGNYGLLDQIAALKWIKENIAAFGGDPDKITIFGESAGAISVSMLCASPLAKGLFQGAISQSGGSFGPTRPTTFPGENMQTLQQAETDGLIFAQKAGASTIADLRKIPADKLPSGFGLPGGWPIVDGSVIPDDQYKLYEAGKFNDVSVLIGYNSDEGASFSPGRTPEEYIEGVKKRYGKFADELIKAYPAGENSVPKTARDLARDAAFGWHTWSWAKLQSEKGKSNVYYYYFDQHPDYPKDSQRYGYGSPHGQDVAYVFLNLDASNPQITKSDLEISEAMGSYWTNFAKYGNPNPIGSLEWPAFNQSKPSVMHFSQKAYIGEVPSLESLKVLDTYFNWRRSSEGNIWAK
- a CDS encoding carbohydrate-binding protein translates to MPLTEEGFKLRIINAHKTFSWAKSIDGLASHSIKGFDNKYYWYVSAIDKSSNNKVIGVAVGDKAIGPFTDLLGKPLITEHCALSNINPTVIVDNDKQSYLTWGDKELWYAKLNSNMISYDLNAGINPIPSDKKDWFTSKIIETKNSTEKRATTYEEGPWLFKRNSKYYLLYPAGGVPEHLAYSTSTSPTGPWVYGDTIMQVIKEGGAFTNHPGYINLKGKSYLFYHNGALKGGGGFKRSVCIEPFHFNADGTIPLIIPTKEGVIESVSNLNPFKRVEAETIGWEEGVETAKDAKNGVYVTDINDGDYIKVRSVDFSIGAKIFEASVATASLGGKIEIHVDSRNGRLLGVLEVKNTEGVLNWNTISCKVNKIKGVHDVFFVFKGGNGNLFNFDWWRFLK
- a CDS encoding two-component regulator propeller domain-containing protein codes for the protein MRTKLLLLAFLLSVFSLHSSNVKFYDINSLYGISMRMATSICKDKKGFIWASTKLGILRLAGDDYRVYQLPFENTDIISVKLVYANSDLLAFSNNGQLFRYNAIKDQFELLINMGKSMNNTHLVTGGILVDNANCYWTATSSGLFKYHNGALTHIQDSEEVYCLAWYDSNRFFLAKPTGIWLFNKQTMKGTRLYKNTPKADLRVSKFFYDKKMKRLWIGTSWNGLFYYDLSRHALCPVKINGFPKQPILAIEANSDSTILVGIDGQGIWEVNKQGTKVLNVYKEDVNDPSSLSGNGVYDIFNDQNKRIWVCTYGGGVSFFDKTSAQVHQFTHTVNNANSLVNNNVNKIIQDKRGNIWMATDNGISCKEAGTGNWKTFYQNEHNQAPVFISLCEDDKGRIWAGTYSSGIYVLDERTGRELAHYSNGSKGFSLENNFVLDIFKDSNGDLWIGGVPGKLLCYLSKENKFRNYSTRPINTFAELTPNKILLACTYGLCVLDKKTGEIKTLQEGYLVHDMVVIKDEIWICTSGEGLIRYNYRTHKTQKITTVSGLPSNFVNSIMYASGYLWLGTECGLCRLNPKNMEMLTYNTVYPLSRVSFNRSSRCSLNNGQLIWGTSNGAVCFSPQSLSKSQSNGNIFFQNLTIAGRSIRNSLNTPLDSLQEVSLNYDQNTLQLELLSIGSVSGAKFSWMLEGFDNAWSQPSENRFIHYSNIPNGTYVLKIRLYDCSLSHVIVERSLSITVIPPFWKTWWFQLFLLVLIVGVIYISLKYYIERFKQQHNEEKIRFFTNTTHDIRTSLTLIKAPMEELANEHNMSDTGKYYLSLATEQARRLSAVVTQLMDFQKVDIRKEQLVLAQVNIVEMIEHRRLMFESFAKKQNVRLQFVSQLDCYQTAVDELMIEKVIDNLISNAIKYSHPDSEVLISVKCEPDKWSMEVKDSGIGISKKAQNQLFREFYRGENAINSKIVGSGIGLLLVKKYVEMHDGAISCVSEENIGSTFRMVIPFKEFIDESDKTNTKIEEPVSFDVNEADSQLLLESEEPSKLKMHILIVEDNDDLRNFMQYPLKADFEILLAEDGVAAWDIIQKQMPDLVVSDVMMPNMDGFELCRLMKSTYETSHIPIILLTALSGEADQIHGLGLGADDYLTKPFDMILLSQRIKSIIRNREIVKEKALKLIKGTDNDEEQILVNEFNDKFVKKILEVVRANMANAEFGKDDFAFSMNISSSLLYKKVKSLTNQSPTDFIKMVRLDYALELLQSHKYTVTEVSEFCGFSSLGYFSTVFKKHFGKSPTQI